From the Brassica napus cultivar Da-Ae chromosome A8, Da-Ae, whole genome shotgun sequence genome, one window contains:
- the LOC111214390 gene encoding uncharacterized protein LOC111214390 isoform X5, protein MKNNLKKKGKLLSIAKDCEVEVSIQEDGFRGSWYRAILEQNPTRVTGKKLRVSYKTMFNEDGVSPLKETIERSFIRPVPPECLNEGVVFKEGSVVDAYFNNGWWTGVIVVERPDGSFLVYFDDPPDIMRFIRSQLRPHADWIGSKWVKSKNKVLSQHMFTRGKLVEMTREISESEKEKIWVRALVITEVRKQGDDRRKFLIKRCTISQNSSDEAEGKHLIVDICKIRPSPPRDLCAEYSLNDYVEVVVTHGWRKGRVTEILLENKYKVYFAATKEDAVFNYTEIRLSMEWLGGGSWIRAHEREFENNAGTPIRPGQDSPSNTLATDEDDTLNDDATKIRSDQESPSITLVLESNEEDKVNDDATEITSSLERHRNTSVLEATEAETQNHETIYGKELPLPHESEDMMDDVATPIIDPQEIPRGETMSESNDKIALPKRISETGTKGVVLQRINKRSNLKLVGKVETLLGKEFKKLEDSFLAPVIKMGRKQKLMVFSRHLIHHLLLRRIDIGEKGLWFTFGEQLMRFSLREFHLTTGLPCVVDKDEDEAETSATKKKKKDPWMNKNQTLNTLLKLLVEKSKELTADQRLRLGATILVEGILMASNPVTSIPEERLLRARNFKEFCKYPWGNLAFDYLLKEVKSFTYAKLTENNQYAICGFIYALQLWALSSVNQLGTFFGISDDGIQFPLCLHWKETKALTIEEVNRFDQMEKVDVKCILGDPGLHSDLVEDVDCEFGRVVDLVKRGYRLKRQDWLNRSVDIAVAEAEVDENNSVPGIDATDQEKIEFLNNKVVSLEERVKYLEGLLNIRGETVKETEKSKETEAATKTKVNGQNADYELDENEVLGVYIDAKRKEIAKRKKNGVRPPREVGHQDEDDVEVEVNEEQPQEEEEQQQEDDTEDDVDDGDKESENPETNEGQTQEEEEQHQEDDAEVNEEQPQEEEEQQEEEDTEDDVDDGDKESENPETNEEQKQEEEEQQQEDDTEVNTDVDVGAKENGSENPVKGSKKRGRKVNISQCIRVYKMLFSIIYVTFFIVSSKLKDGEENEDAYEKPVKVTRKSERVTKGGEVNEDASEKPMKGTRKSKRGTKVNISQCIRVYKMLFSIINVTFFIVSSKLKGGEVNEDASEKPMKGTRKSKRGTKVNISLCIMLYKMLFSILYVTFFIVSSKLKDGEENEYAYEKPVKVTRKSERVTKGKKKGVTPPREVQQQVEDHAETNEDGEGNEDASKKHVKFTKKNGRGNKEHNVGTPKSKKQKKQFEKDSADDVIGSVLEDLKNAD, encoded by the exons atgaaaaataatttgaagaaaaaaggaaaactttTGTCTATTGCCAAAGATTGTGAAGTAGAAGTATCTATTCAAGAAGATGGGTTCAGAGGTTCTTGGTATAGAGCTATCCTCGAGCAAAATCCGACGAGAGTAACAGGAAAAAAGCTTCGGGTTAGTTACAAAACTATGTTCAACGAAGATGGTGTAAGTCCTTTGAAGGAAACTATTGAAAGAAGTTTTATTCGGCCAGTCCCGCCAGAGTGTCTGAATGAGGGTGTCGTATTCAAGGAAGGGTCGGTGGTGGATGCTTATTTTAATAATGGTTGGTGGACTGGTGTTATCGTAGTTGAAAGGCCAGATGGTAGTTTTttggtttactttgatgatcCACCAGACATAATGAGATTCATCAGAAGCCAACTGAGACCTCATGCTGATTGGATCGGCTCCAAATGGGTCAAAAGCAAAAACaag GTATTGAGTCAACACATGTTTACGAGAGGGAAGTTGGTGGAAATGACCCGTGAAATTAGTGAAagtgaaaaggaaaaaatttGGGTCCGAGCATTGGTAATTACAGAAGTTCGGAAACAAGGAGATGATAGAAGAAAATTTCTGATCAAAAGATGTACAATCTCACAAAATTCGAGTGATGAAGCGGAAGGAAAACATTTAATAGTTGATATTTGCAAAATAAGGCCATCTCCTCCTCGAGATCTTTGTGCAGAGTACAGTCTGAACGACTATGTTGAAGTGGTTGTTACCCATGGGTGGCGCAAAGGTCGAGTGACGGAAATTCTCCTTGAAAACAAATACAAAGTGTATTTCGCTGCCACAAAAGAGGATGCGGTTTTTAATTATACTGAGATTAGGCTGTCAATGGAGTGGCTAGGTGGTGGTAGTTGGATTCGCGCACATGAG AGAGAATTTGAAAATAATGCTGGCACACCAATCAGACCCGGTCAAGATAGTCCTAGTAACACACTTGCCACCGATGAAGATGATACGTTGAATGATGATGCCACCAAAATCAGATCCGATCAAGAGAGCCCTAGTATCACACTTGTTTTAGAATCCAATGAAGAGGATAAGGTGAATGATGATGCCACAGAAATCACATCCTCTCTCGAGAGACACAGAAACACTTCTGTTTTAGAAGCCACTGAGGCTGAAACACAAAACCATGAAACCATATAT GGAAAGGAGTTACCATTACCTCATGAATCAGAAGATATGATGGATGATGTAGCCACTCCAATCATAGACCCTCAAGAGATTCCACGAG GTGAAACGATGAGTGAGTCTAATGACAAGATTGCTTTGCCAAAAAGAATCTCCGAAACTGGTACAAAAGGAGTCGTATTGCAAAGAATTAACAAGCGCTCCAATCTGAAGTTGGTTGGTAAAGTTGAAACCCTTTTGGGCAAAGAATTCAAGAAGCTTGAAGATTCATTCTTGGCTCCGGTAATTAAGATGGGAAGGAAGCAGAAGCTTATGGTGTTTTCAAGGCATTTGATTCATCACTTACTCTTAAGGAGAATTGATATAGGCGAGAAGGGTTTGTGGTTTACTTTTGGAGAACAACTAATGAGGTTTTCTCTAAGAGAATTCCACTTGACAACGGGTCTGCCTTGTGttgttgataaagatgaagatgaagccgAGACTTCagcaacaaaaaagaagaagaaagatccATGGATGAACAAGAATCAAACTCTAAACACCTTGCTTAAGCTTCTTGTCGAAAAGAGTAAAGAGCTTACTGCTGATCAGAGATTAAGATTGGGAGCTACAATCCTTGTGGAAGGGATATTGATGGCAAGCAATCCGGTGACAAGTATTCCAGAAGAGCGTCTGCTTAGAGCTAGAAATTTCAAAGAGTTTTGCAAGTATCCCTGGGGGAATTTGGCCTTTGATTATTTACTGAAAGAAGTGAAGAGCTTTACCTATGCAAAGCTGACGGAGAATAATCAATACGCGATTTGTGGCTTTATATATGCGCTTCAGCTCTGGGCGTTATCTTCTGTGAATCAACTAGGCACATTCTTTGGTATTAGCGATGATGGAATTCAGTTTCCCTTGTGCTTGCATTGGAAAGAAACCAAAGCGCTTACTATTGAGGAGGTTAACAGATTCGACCAAATGGAGAAG GTTGATGTCAAATGTATCCTTGGAGATCCCGGATTGCATAGCGACTTGGTTGAAGATGTTGACTGTGAATTTGGAAGAGTTGTTGATCTTGTCAAAAGAGGATATCGTTTGAAGAGACAAGATTGGCTCAATAGAAGTGTCGACATTGCCGTTGCTGAAGCTGAAGTGGACGAAAATAATTCTGTTCCTGGGATTGATGCAACTGATCAAGAAAAGATTGAATTCCTCAATAATAAGGTAGTGTCTCTTGAAGAAAGAGTGAAGTACCTTGAAGGTCTTTTGAACATTCGTGGAGAAACTGTGAAG GAAACTGAGAAGTCAAAAGAAACTGAAGCCGCCACAAAAACCAAG GTAAATGGACAGAATGCCGATTATGAACTTGACGAAAATGAAGTTTTAGGAGTTTATATAGATGCCAAAAGAAAGGAAATCGCTaag AGAAAGAAGAATGGTGTAAGACCTCCACGTGAAGTAGGACatcaagatgaagatgatgtaGAAGTCGAAGTCAATGAA gaacaaccacaagaagaagaggaacaacaacaagaagatgATACAGAAGACGATGTGGACGATGGTGATAAAGAGAGTGAAAATCCGGAAACCAATGAA GGACAGACACAAGAGGAAGAGGAACAACACCAAGAGGATGACGCAGAAGTCAATGAA gaacagccacaagaagaagaggaacaacaagaagaagaggatacAGAAGACGATGTGGACGACGGTGATAAAGAGAGTGAAAATCCGGAAACCAATGAA GAACAGAAACAAGAGGAAGAGGAGCAACAACAAGAGGATGACACAGAAGTCAATACAGATGTTGACGTCGGTGCTAAGGAAAATGGATCTGAAAACCCCGTGAAAGGTTCAAAGAAACGTGGAAGAAAGGTAAATATCTCTCAGtgtataagggtttataaaatgtTGTTTAGTATAATCtatgtaactttttttattgtgtCATCAAAATTGAAGGATGGAGAAGAAAATGAGGATGCATATGAAAAGCCCGTGAAGGTTACAAGGAAAAGTGAAAGAGTAACTAAG GGTGGAGAAGTAAATGAGGATGCATCTGAAAAGCCCATGAAGGGTACAAGGAAAAGTAAAAGAGGAACTAAGGTGAATATCTCTCAGtgtataagggtttataaaatgcTGTTTAGTATAATCAatgtaactttttttattgtgtCATCAAAATTGAAGGGTGGAGAAGTAAATGAGGATGCATCTGAAAAGCCCATGAAGGGTACAAGGAAAAGTAAAAGAGGAACTAAGGTGAATATCTCTCTGTGTATAATGCTTTATAAAATGTTGTTTAGTATACTCtatgtaactttttttattgtgtCATCAAAATTGAAGGATGGAGAAGAAAATGAGTATGCATATGAAAAGCCCGTGAAGGTTACAAGGAAAAGTGAAAGAGTAACTAAG GGAAAGAAGAAAGGTGTAACACCCCCACGTGAAGTACAACAACAAGTAGAAGATCATGCAGAAACCAATGAA GATGGAGAAGGGAATGAGGATGCATCTAAAAAGCACGTGAAGTTTACAAAGAAGAATGGAAGAGGAAATAAG GAACACAATGTTGGCACCCCCAAAtcgaaaaaacaaaagaaacaatttGAGAAAGATTCAGCTGATGATGTGATAGGAAGTGTTTTGGAAGATCTTAAAAATGCCGATTAG
- the LOC111214390 gene encoding uncharacterized protein LOC111214390 isoform X3 produces the protein MKNNLKKKGKLLSIAKDCEVEVSIQEDGFRGSWYRAILEQNPTRVTGKKLRVSYKTMFNEDGVSPLKETIERSFIRPVPPECLNEGVVFKEGSVVDAYFNNGWWTGVIVVERPDGSFLVYFDDPPDIMRFIRSQLRPHADWIGSKWVKSKNKVLSQHMFTRGKLVEMTREISESEKEKIWVRALVITEVRKQGDDRRKFLIKRCTISQNSSDEAEGKHLIVDICKIRPSPPRDLCAEYSLNDYVEVVVTHGWRKGRVTEILLENKYKVYFAATKEDAVFNYTEIRLSMEWLGGGSWIRAHEREFENNAGTPIRPGQDSPSNTLATDEDDTLNDDATKIRSDQESPSITLVLESNEEDKVNDDATEITSSLERHRNTSVLEATEAETQNHETIYGKELPLPHESEDMMDDVATPIIDPQEIPRGETMSESNDKIALPKRISETGTKGVVLQRINKRSNLKLVGKVETLLGKEFKKLEDSFLAPVIKMGRKQKLMVFSRHLIHHLLLRRIDIGEKGLWFTFGEQLMRFSLREFHLTTGLPCVVDKDEDEAETSATKKKKKDPWMNKNQTLNTLLKLLVEKSKELTADQRLRLGATILVEGILMASNPVTSIPEERLLRARNFKEFCKYPWGNLAFDYLLKEVKSFTYAKLTENNQYAICGFIYALQLWALSSVNQLGTFFGISDDGIQFPLCLHWKETKALTIEEVNRFDQMEKVDVKCILGDPGLHSDLVEDVDCEFGRVVDLVKRGYRLKRQDWLNRSVDIAVAEAEVDENNSVPGIDATDQEKIEFLNNKVVSLEERVKYLEGLLNIRGETVKETEKSKETEAATKTKVNGQNADYELDENEVLGVYIDAKRKEIAKRKKNGVRPPREVGHQDEDDVEVEVNEEQPQEEEEQQQEDDTEDDVDDGDKESENPETNEGQTQEEEEQHQEDDAEVNEEQPQEEEEQQEEEDTEDDVDDGDKESENPETNEEQKQEEEEQQQEDDTEVNTDVDVGAKENGSENPVKGSKKRGRKDGEENEDAYEKPVKVTRKSERVTKVNISLCIMLYKMLFSIINVTFFIVSSKLKGGEVNEDASEKPMKGTRKSKRGTKVNISQCIRVYKMLFSIINVTFFIVSSKLKGGEVNEDASEKPMKGTRKSKRGTKVNISLCIMLYKMLFSILYVTFFIVSSKLKDGEENEYAYEKPVKVTRKSERVTKGKKKGVTPPREVQQQVEDHAETNEDGEGNEDASKKHVKFTKKNGRGNKEHNVGTPKSKKQKKQFEKDSADDVIGSVLEDLKNAD, from the exons atgaaaaataatttgaagaaaaaaggaaaactttTGTCTATTGCCAAAGATTGTGAAGTAGAAGTATCTATTCAAGAAGATGGGTTCAGAGGTTCTTGGTATAGAGCTATCCTCGAGCAAAATCCGACGAGAGTAACAGGAAAAAAGCTTCGGGTTAGTTACAAAACTATGTTCAACGAAGATGGTGTAAGTCCTTTGAAGGAAACTATTGAAAGAAGTTTTATTCGGCCAGTCCCGCCAGAGTGTCTGAATGAGGGTGTCGTATTCAAGGAAGGGTCGGTGGTGGATGCTTATTTTAATAATGGTTGGTGGACTGGTGTTATCGTAGTTGAAAGGCCAGATGGTAGTTTTttggtttactttgatgatcCACCAGACATAATGAGATTCATCAGAAGCCAACTGAGACCTCATGCTGATTGGATCGGCTCCAAATGGGTCAAAAGCAAAAACaag GTATTGAGTCAACACATGTTTACGAGAGGGAAGTTGGTGGAAATGACCCGTGAAATTAGTGAAagtgaaaaggaaaaaatttGGGTCCGAGCATTGGTAATTACAGAAGTTCGGAAACAAGGAGATGATAGAAGAAAATTTCTGATCAAAAGATGTACAATCTCACAAAATTCGAGTGATGAAGCGGAAGGAAAACATTTAATAGTTGATATTTGCAAAATAAGGCCATCTCCTCCTCGAGATCTTTGTGCAGAGTACAGTCTGAACGACTATGTTGAAGTGGTTGTTACCCATGGGTGGCGCAAAGGTCGAGTGACGGAAATTCTCCTTGAAAACAAATACAAAGTGTATTTCGCTGCCACAAAAGAGGATGCGGTTTTTAATTATACTGAGATTAGGCTGTCAATGGAGTGGCTAGGTGGTGGTAGTTGGATTCGCGCACATGAG AGAGAATTTGAAAATAATGCTGGCACACCAATCAGACCCGGTCAAGATAGTCCTAGTAACACACTTGCCACCGATGAAGATGATACGTTGAATGATGATGCCACCAAAATCAGATCCGATCAAGAGAGCCCTAGTATCACACTTGTTTTAGAATCCAATGAAGAGGATAAGGTGAATGATGATGCCACAGAAATCACATCCTCTCTCGAGAGACACAGAAACACTTCTGTTTTAGAAGCCACTGAGGCTGAAACACAAAACCATGAAACCATATAT GGAAAGGAGTTACCATTACCTCATGAATCAGAAGATATGATGGATGATGTAGCCACTCCAATCATAGACCCTCAAGAGATTCCACGAG GTGAAACGATGAGTGAGTCTAATGACAAGATTGCTTTGCCAAAAAGAATCTCCGAAACTGGTACAAAAGGAGTCGTATTGCAAAGAATTAACAAGCGCTCCAATCTGAAGTTGGTTGGTAAAGTTGAAACCCTTTTGGGCAAAGAATTCAAGAAGCTTGAAGATTCATTCTTGGCTCCGGTAATTAAGATGGGAAGGAAGCAGAAGCTTATGGTGTTTTCAAGGCATTTGATTCATCACTTACTCTTAAGGAGAATTGATATAGGCGAGAAGGGTTTGTGGTTTACTTTTGGAGAACAACTAATGAGGTTTTCTCTAAGAGAATTCCACTTGACAACGGGTCTGCCTTGTGttgttgataaagatgaagatgaagccgAGACTTCagcaacaaaaaagaagaagaaagatccATGGATGAACAAGAATCAAACTCTAAACACCTTGCTTAAGCTTCTTGTCGAAAAGAGTAAAGAGCTTACTGCTGATCAGAGATTAAGATTGGGAGCTACAATCCTTGTGGAAGGGATATTGATGGCAAGCAATCCGGTGACAAGTATTCCAGAAGAGCGTCTGCTTAGAGCTAGAAATTTCAAAGAGTTTTGCAAGTATCCCTGGGGGAATTTGGCCTTTGATTATTTACTGAAAGAAGTGAAGAGCTTTACCTATGCAAAGCTGACGGAGAATAATCAATACGCGATTTGTGGCTTTATATATGCGCTTCAGCTCTGGGCGTTATCTTCTGTGAATCAACTAGGCACATTCTTTGGTATTAGCGATGATGGAATTCAGTTTCCCTTGTGCTTGCATTGGAAAGAAACCAAAGCGCTTACTATTGAGGAGGTTAACAGATTCGACCAAATGGAGAAG GTTGATGTCAAATGTATCCTTGGAGATCCCGGATTGCATAGCGACTTGGTTGAAGATGTTGACTGTGAATTTGGAAGAGTTGTTGATCTTGTCAAAAGAGGATATCGTTTGAAGAGACAAGATTGGCTCAATAGAAGTGTCGACATTGCCGTTGCTGAAGCTGAAGTGGACGAAAATAATTCTGTTCCTGGGATTGATGCAACTGATCAAGAAAAGATTGAATTCCTCAATAATAAGGTAGTGTCTCTTGAAGAAAGAGTGAAGTACCTTGAAGGTCTTTTGAACATTCGTGGAGAAACTGTGAAG GAAACTGAGAAGTCAAAAGAAACTGAAGCCGCCACAAAAACCAAG GTAAATGGACAGAATGCCGATTATGAACTTGACGAAAATGAAGTTTTAGGAGTTTATATAGATGCCAAAAGAAAGGAAATCGCTaag AGAAAGAAGAATGGTGTAAGACCTCCACGTGAAGTAGGACatcaagatgaagatgatgtaGAAGTCGAAGTCAATGAA gaacaaccacaagaagaagaggaacaacaacaagaagatgATACAGAAGACGATGTGGACGATGGTGATAAAGAGAGTGAAAATCCGGAAACCAATGAA GGACAGACACAAGAGGAAGAGGAACAACACCAAGAGGATGACGCAGAAGTCAATGAA gaacagccacaagaagaagaggaacaacaagaagaagaggatacAGAAGACGATGTGGACGACGGTGATAAAGAGAGTGAAAATCCGGAAACCAATGAA GAACAGAAACAAGAGGAAGAGGAGCAACAACAAGAGGATGACACAGAAGTCAATACAGATGTTGACGTCGGTGCTAAGGAAAATGGATCTGAAAACCCCGTGAAAGGTTCAAAGAAACGTGGAAGAAAG GATGGAGAAGAAAATGAGGATGCATATGAAAAGCCCGTGAAGGTTACAAGGAAAAGTGAAAGAGTAACTAAGGTAAATATCTCTCTGTGTATAATGCTTTATAAAATGCTGTTTAGTATAATCAatgtaactttttttattgtgtCATCAAAATTGAAGGGTGGAGAAGTAAATGAGGATGCATCTGAAAAGCCCATGAAGGGTACAAGGAAAAGTAAAAGAGGAACTAAGGTGAATATCTCTCAGtgtataagggtttataaaatgcTGTTTAGTATAATCAatgtaactttttttattgtgtCATCAAAATTGAAGGGTGGAGAAGTAAATGAGGATGCATCTGAAAAGCCCATGAAGGGTACAAGGAAAAGTAAAAGAGGAACTAAGGTGAATATCTCTCTGTGTATAATGCTTTATAAAATGTTGTTTAGTATACTCtatgtaactttttttattgtgtCATCAAAATTGAAGGATGGAGAAGAAAATGAGTATGCATATGAAAAGCCCGTGAAGGTTACAAGGAAAAGTGAAAGAGTAACTAAG GGAAAGAAGAAAGGTGTAACACCCCCACGTGAAGTACAACAACAAGTAGAAGATCATGCAGAAACCAATGAA GATGGAGAAGGGAATGAGGATGCATCTAAAAAGCACGTGAAGTTTACAAAGAAGAATGGAAGAGGAAATAAG GAACACAATGTTGGCACCCCCAAAtcgaaaaaacaaaagaaacaatttGAGAAAGATTCAGCTGATGATGTGATAGGAAGTGTTTTGGAAGATCTTAAAAATGCCGATTAG